From Thalassotalea euphylliae, the proteins below share one genomic window:
- a CDS encoding glucosaminidase domain-containing protein, producing the protein MMRSVLRKIFFVAGAAVVAGALVRPFIVEPDFVEELPAPVPETPPKPVVIEKPLHNVALPDFATILDVKQKKAAFFNFIRPAVESNNAKILANRLALEDMLATVSLGEPLMPGQEQQLATLVGKYRVSAKISQMQQLHQLLVKVDEIPTPLVLVQAANESAWGTSRFARIGLNFFGIWCYKPGCGMVPRSRNSGAKHEVEAFQSVDTAVYRYLHNINTNNAYSVFRSIRQQLREQEQPLVPEVLAMGLLPYSERGSDYVLEISDMLRHNSQYLKSSTAP; encoded by the coding sequence ATGATGCGAAGTGTATTAAGGAAAATTTTTTTTGTAGCAGGTGCTGCTGTCGTGGCAGGGGCACTTGTTCGGCCATTTATTGTTGAGCCTGACTTTGTCGAGGAATTACCAGCGCCTGTCCCTGAGACCCCGCCAAAACCTGTCGTGATCGAAAAGCCACTACACAATGTTGCCTTGCCTGATTTTGCGACTATTTTAGATGTAAAACAAAAGAAAGCGGCGTTTTTTAACTTTATTCGGCCCGCAGTTGAGAGCAATAATGCCAAGATTCTAGCAAATCGTCTGGCACTGGAAGATATGTTAGCCACAGTGTCTCTGGGTGAGCCACTGATGCCCGGTCAAGAGCAGCAGTTAGCAACGCTCGTGGGCAAGTACAGGGTTAGTGCTAAAATTAGCCAAATGCAGCAGTTACATCAGTTGTTAGTGAAAGTTGATGAGATACCAACACCTTTGGTGCTGGTGCAAGCCGCTAATGAGTCAGCTTGGGGCACATCTCGTTTTGCCCGTATTGGTTTAAATTTCTTTGGCATTTGGTGTTATAAGCCAGGCTGTGGCATGGTGCCTCGATCGCGCAACAGCGGTGCCAAACACGAAGTTGAAGCTTTCCAAAGTGTTGATACTGCGGTATATCGCTACTTACACAATATCAACACCAATAATGCATATAGTGTATTTCGCTCTATTCGCCAACAATTGCGTGAGCAAGAACAACCCTTAGTACCGGAAGTGCTGGCAATGGGCTTGTTACCTTATTCCGAGCGCGGTTCAGATTATGTCTTAGAAATTTCCGACATGCTGCGCCATAACAGCCAGTATTTAAAGTCGTCTACAGCGCCATAG
- a CDS encoding DUF1415 domain-containing protein, translating to MTDEKLHPAVVKTKHWLEQIVIGLNFCPFAKKEFVNNTIRYATSNTGLLEQALSEVAEQLQYLVEHPEIETTLVIFTTGFRSFDKYLDLVDYANELLVDLGLDGEIQIASFHPDYVFEGEDEQGASNYTNRSPLPTLHLIREASMAKVLAVYQNPEQIPEDNIALAEEKGTKFFKQFLAGLNKIS from the coding sequence ATGACTGACGAAAAACTACACCCCGCAGTAGTAAAAACTAAACATTGGCTTGAACAGATAGTGATCGGCTTAAACTTTTGCCCATTTGCAAAGAAAGAGTTCGTGAATAACACCATTCGTTACGCTACCAGTAATACCGGCCTACTTGAGCAAGCGCTAAGTGAAGTTGCCGAGCAATTACAATACCTAGTTGAACATCCAGAAATTGAAACCACACTGGTGATTTTTACAACCGGCTTTCGCAGTTTTGACAAATACCTTGATCTGGTCGATTACGCTAACGAGTTACTCGTTGATTTAGGCTTAGATGGCGAAATACAAATTGCCAGTTTTCATCCTGACTATGTTTTTGAAGGCGAAGATGAGCAGGGGGCTAGCAACTATACTAACCGTTCGCCATTGCCGACATTGCATTTAATCCGTGAAGCCAGTATGGCAAAAGTGCTGGCGGTGTATCAAAATCCCGAACAAATCCCAGAAGATAATATCGCGTTGGCGGAAGAAAAGGGCACTAAGTTCTTCAAGCAGTTTCTGGCGGGACTGAATAAAATTTCATAG
- a CDS encoding ABCB family ABC transporter ATP-binding protein/permease: MPRRSHHPDHEVTEINWRVLKTLWPYLLEFRARISIAIACLILTKIASVYLPFILKDLVDTLDTNNKQSLLLVPLGLVAAYGLVRFSIVIFAEIRDTLFGRVTERAIRRIGLKVFQHLHRLELDFHLNRQTGGLSRDIDRGTSGISFLMRFMVFNIVPTLFEIALVIGILGYNYGVMFSLAVLASIVCYVGYSVKATEWRTGYIREANKADSSSNTRAIDSLLNYETVKYFTNERYEADAYDEQLGTWEQAKIKNRLSLFALNGGQALIIAVSMTGMLAMAAYQVTHQHMTLGDFVLINAFMMQLFLPLNFLGFVYREIKGSMANIEHMFSLLAKTPKVVDSADAQSIKVSQGAISFNDVSFTYDGKREVISGLNFTIGSGQKVAVVGDSGSGKSTLVKLLFRFYNTSSGQITIDGQDISQVTQHSLRTHIGIVPQDTVLFNDTLFANVHYGNPEASVADVRQAIELAHLDRFIASLPEGEETMVGERGLKLSGGEKQRVAIARTILKAPAILVFDEATSSLDSHSEQAILNAIKQVSQNKTSLVIAHRLSTVVDADHIIVMQQGQVVEQGDHQTLIAKSGKYAAMWALQQSE; this comes from the coding sequence ATGCCCCGTAGGAGCCATCATCCAGATCATGAAGTGACCGAAATCAATTGGCGTGTACTAAAAACCTTGTGGCCGTATTTATTGGAATTTCGCGCTCGTATTTCCATCGCCATCGCTTGTTTAATTTTAACCAAAATTGCCAGCGTTTATCTGCCGTTTATTCTCAAAGATTTGGTCGATACGCTCGATACCAATAACAAGCAGAGTTTACTTTTGGTGCCGCTTGGGCTGGTCGCGGCTTATGGTTTGGTGCGTTTTTCTATTGTGATTTTCGCGGAAATTCGCGACACCTTGTTTGGTCGAGTCACTGAACGGGCGATACGGCGCATTGGCCTTAAAGTTTTCCAACACTTGCACCGCTTAGAACTTGATTTTCATCTCAATCGCCAAACCGGTGGCTTATCACGGGATATTGATCGCGGCACGTCAGGCATTAGCTTTTTGATGCGATTTATGGTGTTTAACATCGTGCCGACCTTGTTCGAAATTGCCTTGGTGATTGGCATTTTAGGGTACAACTACGGTGTGATGTTTTCACTGGCAGTGCTTGCATCGATTGTCTGTTATGTCGGCTATTCGGTGAAAGCTACTGAGTGGCGAACGGGTTATATTCGGGAAGCGAACAAAGCTGACTCTTCAAGTAATACGCGTGCTATAGATAGCTTGTTAAATTATGAAACGGTTAAATATTTCACTAACGAGCGCTATGAGGCGGATGCCTACGATGAGCAGTTAGGTACTTGGGAGCAAGCGAAAATCAAAAACCGACTGTCCTTGTTTGCACTAAACGGTGGGCAAGCGCTGATTATCGCGGTGTCGATGACGGGAATGCTGGCAATGGCAGCGTATCAAGTTACCCATCAGCATATGACTCTAGGGGACTTTGTATTGATCAACGCTTTTATGATGCAGCTATTTTTACCCTTGAACTTTCTTGGCTTTGTGTACAGAGAAATTAAAGGTTCAATGGCAAATATCGAGCATATGTTTAGCTTGTTGGCAAAAACGCCTAAGGTTGTTGATAGCGCCGACGCTCAGTCGATAAAGGTGAGCCAAGGGGCGATATCATTTAACGATGTTAGTTTTACCTATGATGGCAAACGAGAAGTGATTAGCGGGTTAAATTTCACTATTGGCTCAGGCCAGAAAGTGGCGGTTGTGGGTGACAGTGGCTCTGGCAAATCAACGCTAGTAAAACTCTTGTTTCGCTTCTACAACACCTCATCTGGGCAAATAACCATTGATGGACAAGATATTAGTCAAGTGACGCAACACAGCTTGCGCACCCACATTGGTATCGTGCCGCAAGACACTGTGTTATTTAACGATACCTTGTTTGCCAACGTGCATTACGGCAACCCTGAGGCATCGGTTGCCGATGTTCGTCAAGCGATTGAACTGGCGCATTTAGATCGCTTTATTGCAAGCTTGCCAGAAGGCGAAGAAACTATGGTAGGGGAGCGTGGCCTCAAACTTTCTGGTGGTGAAAAACAACGTGTGGCGATTGCCCGAACCATTTTAAAAGCACCTGCTATTTTAGTGTTTGATGAGGCAACATCGTCGCTAGATAGTCATTCAGAGCAGGCAATTCTCAATGCGATCAAACAAGTGAGCCAAAACAAAACCAGCCTAGTGATTGCTCATCGGCTATCTACTGTAGTTGATGCCGATCATATCATTGTGATGCAGCAAGGCCAGGTGGTAGAACAAGGTGATCATCAGACGTTAATCGCCAAGTCAGGCAAGTATGCCGCGATGTGGGCATTGCAGCAAAGTGAATAA
- a CDS encoding acyl-CoA thioesterase, which translates to MDESILQLAEYPNAFGRIFKVTQEDIDGFGHVNNAVYLKWLDATVWAHTRNVGLDEHTCQTLNRGMAVVRHELDYISSAYLGDEIAVFNWLSANDGKLRASRTFQVVRIKDKKTLLRARTDYICTDLSTGRPKRMPQQFAEAYQITLIAAPTASREQAISA; encoded by the coding sequence ATGGACGAGTCAATTTTACAATTAGCGGAATACCCCAACGCCTTCGGCAGAATATTTAAAGTAACCCAAGAGGATATTGACGGCTTTGGTCATGTTAATAATGCCGTCTACTTAAAATGGCTTGACGCCACGGTATGGGCTCATACCCGAAATGTTGGTTTAGATGAGCATACTTGCCAAACGCTTAATCGCGGTATGGCCGTGGTTAGACACGAACTTGATTATATTAGCTCAGCGTATTTAGGCGATGAGATCGCCGTGTTTAACTGGTTATCCGCCAACGATGGGAAACTGCGTGCAAGCCGTACCTTTCAAGTTGTAAGGATAAAAGATAAGAAAACCTTGCTGCGTGCGAGAACAGACTATATTTGCACTGATTTAAGCACAGGGCGCCCAAAGCGTATGCCACAACAATTTGCTGAGGCTTATCAAATAACCTTGATAGCCGCGCCTACTGCGTCAAGAGAACAAGCAATTTCTGCCTAA
- a CDS encoding IS4 family transposase — protein sequence MPVKSLCHNYLKNTLSSFNRARMKTLMLSADALIDSNRLTLTDIGRHLEGKAFSKNKIKRIDRFLNNDHLQRELIDIYRALAKPVISQLPYLVIAVDWSGCCGSNYHLLRASLLVDGRSMTLYNMVVEEKDKETRTTHQLFLSRLSHILAGHAKVYITSDGGFLTPWYAEVLAHGWDFIGRLRGTMKCQLKQQPTQWQTLAQLRKDASCTPKNLGSARLTQHSKTGCQASLHLYQGEHRGRRGKSRFTKDDKMYRNLAHEPWLIATSDAELTSREVINLYAKRMQIEQNFRDDKSEQYGFSWRFSRTMGIKRMSILCLIACVASLVLWLIGFEAERRKWHFRFQANTVRKRRVLSFLSLAKNIVKQCPHQLTKRFIKRSWLNFINDYNKIIIV from the coding sequence ATGCCTGTTAAATCACTATGCCACAACTACCTTAAAAATACCCTCTCTTCCTTCAATCGCGCACGCATGAAAACCTTAATGCTCAGTGCCGATGCGTTAATTGACTCGAATCGGTTAACTCTCACTGATATAGGTCGACACCTCGAAGGAAAAGCGTTCAGTAAAAACAAAATTAAACGAATCGACAGATTTTTAAACAATGACCACTTACAACGAGAGCTTATTGACATTTACCGTGCGCTTGCCAAGCCCGTTATAAGCCAATTGCCATACCTAGTCATTGCTGTCGACTGGAGTGGGTGCTGTGGCTCAAATTATCATTTGTTACGCGCTAGTTTATTGGTCGATGGTCGCTCAATGACGCTCTACAACATGGTTGTTGAAGAAAAGGATAAGGAAACCCGTACCACTCATCAATTGTTTCTCTCACGATTAAGTCACATATTGGCGGGGCATGCGAAAGTGTATATCACATCTGACGGCGGCTTTTTAACACCTTGGTATGCCGAAGTACTTGCCCACGGATGGGATTTTATTGGTCGACTGCGAGGTACAATGAAGTGCCAATTGAAACAGCAGCCAACGCAATGGCAAACCTTAGCGCAGTTAAGAAAGGACGCCAGTTGTACACCTAAAAATTTAGGGAGCGCAAGGTTAACGCAACACAGCAAAACGGGGTGCCAAGCGAGCCTGCACCTTTATCAAGGTGAGCACAGAGGCCGACGCGGGAAAAGCCGCTTTACTAAGGATGATAAAATGTACCGCAACCTTGCTCATGAACCTTGGCTCATCGCGACATCTGATGCCGAGCTAACAAGTCGCGAAGTAATCAATTTGTACGCTAAACGTATGCAAATAGAGCAAAACTTTAGAGATGACAAAAGTGAGCAGTATGGTTTTTCTTGGCGGTTTAGTCGAACGATGGGCATTAAACGGATGAGCATACTGTGCCTTATCGCTTGTGTAGCAAGCTTGGTACTCTGGCTTATTGGCTTTGAAGCAGAAAGAAGAAAATGGCACTTTAGGTTCCAAGCAAATACCGTGAGAAAGCGGCGCGTGCTTTCATTTCTGTCACTCGCCAAAAATATTGTCAAACAATGCCCTCACCAGTTAACAAAGAGGTTTATCAAAAGGAGTTGGTTAAATTTCATTAACGACTACAACAAGATAATCATTGTATGA
- a CDS encoding GTP cyclohydrolase II: MSEIRARVNLKVGQNSDIDAEIISFTGFDKDNEHVAMVFKQADLAQDVPLVRVHSECLTGDVFHSSRCDCGEQLDESIQVMAEQGGVILYMRQEGRGIGLYNKIDAYVLQSQGLNTYQANNHLGFEDDQRSFEHAFAMLDALNIKRIKLLTNNPRKAKALATHVEVTEVVNTQVHLKDDNANYLAAKQEHGKHNIKLEP; this comes from the coding sequence ATGTCAGAAATTCGAGCCAGAGTTAACCTCAAAGTTGGCCAAAACAGTGATATTGACGCAGAAATCATCAGTTTCACTGGTTTTGATAAAGATAATGAGCACGTTGCCATGGTGTTCAAGCAAGCAGATTTGGCACAAGACGTGCCGTTAGTGCGCGTACATTCAGAATGTTTAACTGGTGATGTTTTCCATTCTTCACGTTGTGATTGTGGCGAGCAGCTTGATGAAAGCATTCAGGTAATGGCTGAGCAAGGCGGTGTTATTTTGTACATGCGCCAAGAAGGGCGTGGTATTGGTTTGTACAACAAAATAGACGCCTATGTGCTGCAAAGCCAAGGGCTAAACACGTACCAAGCAAACAATCACTTGGGTTTTGAAGACGATCAACGCAGCTTTGAACACGCTTTTGCGATGCTCGACGCGCTTAATATCAAACGTATTAAGCTATTAACGAATAACCCGAGAAAGGCGAAAGCATTGGCGACACACGTTGAAGTGACCGAAGTGGTTAACACGCAAGTTCACTTAAAAGACGACAACGCGAATTATCTTGCTGCCAAGCAAGAGCACGGTAAACATAATATAAAACTTGAGCCATAA